GGCCGGGTCCACGCTTCCCAGGAGGATGCAGGAATTGGATGCGCCGGCGACCCGATCGCCATCAGGTACATGCCCTTCAGTTCGGAGTAGGAATCCCAGCGCGACTTCAAGAATCCCGTTTCGGGCTTCAATCCGTGGTCGAGGCTCGCGCCACTGTTCAGCATCCACTTCCAGTCGACGCGCTCGTAAATCTCGGTGGCGAGTTGGCGAATGGGATTGGAGTCGAAATAGGCGCGGGCGTGCAGGACCCCGAGCAGCAACAACGCTGTGTCAATCGATGAGACCTCCGATTTGAATGCGCGTTCGGCGGTGTGCATGTCCACGAAGTGATAGAAGAAGCCGTGCTCGTGGGGCATGCGGCTCGCCAGAAATTCCAGTGTCTTCAGCACGCGGCTCTGCGCATCATCCCGTTTCAGGAATCCGTTCGCGTGGGCAATGCACATTCCACTTAGCGCGAAACCTACCGCGGCGATGCTTGAAATGGTATGTGTGTCGGCTCCGCTGTGGACGGCGCGGTCTTTGACTAACCCGGTTGCGGGATCGGCTTGCTCGTAGAGGAAAAGACAGGCTCGTCGCTCGATCTCAGCTAAGAGATCGTTGGCGCGGCTGAGTTGGCTGGAATCCGCAGTTAGCTTTTGCGCGACCAGCGCGTACCCCAAACCGCAAAGACCATTGCGAAGGAAGTCGCGCCGGGTAGAGACGCAGCATGCTGCGTCTTCTCCATACACGGCGCAATGACGGGGCTGTTTAATCCTCGAATCTTGAATGACTGGCACGATTCACTGAGTCCGCAGCCACAGGCAGAGACGCAGCATGCTGTCCCTACCAGGTTGAGAATCGCTCTAGATCAGCTGAGGCCACTCCGATTCCCATTCGCGTTGGAAGTCTACGCAGTTCAGGGTGAACCGGAAGCGTCTTCCCAGTCTAACAGCGTGAAAGCTGATGACTTCTAAGGGCCAGGGCAGCTTGGCGGTGTTGTCATGTTCTTGCCAGCCGGACTTCACCACCGCTTGAGAAAAACGCGCGGTGATGACCTTCTCTGGATTTGATCGCGCATAGGCCGAGCATACGATGCTGCCGCCAGCTTCGAGCTCGAACTGGCGCAGCACGTAGACCCTGTGTTGCTCGAGAGCGAAATCGGAGAGGTTCTTCATTGCGACGCCGTTTGCGTGCCCTTGCTTCCCATCTTTGCACGCAGCTAGCTACACCAAGGTTCAGGGGAAACGCAGCGAGCAACACTGGTGTGGGCATGCGTGAGGAGCTGTACACGTTGTGATGGGGGAATTTCGCAGAATGCTATATCTTGCGAGTCATGGCGCCAAGCCGCCTATTCCCACGCAACGCTTGGGCGCCCCGCCCGGTACGAAGAGGTAAGAGGCTCCAGTGGAGGGAGTTTAGCCCCGGTACGCCGGGTGAGGGAACTCGGGCGCACTGTTCCTGGTTTGACCCTTGCTGACGGGTTAAAACATCATTTTCCTGGGACGTGAGGCTTGGGACAAAAACTAGTGATCTGAGCCGCCGGCATGATTATCGTTCTATGTATAACAGCAGCTTGGGTTTACGTTCATCAGAAGAATAAATCGCGGTGAGCGGGGGAAGCGCACGAACAAGCTAAAGACTTGTACGAAAGTGCTAGAAAACAAGCAAAAAAAGGCTTTGTGACTGGGTCTAATTTCAGAGCATCCAAAGCTATAATCAGGTTGCAAGCCGCGGGTTATCGCGCTTGCCAGAAGGTCTAATGTCGAAGCATCTGAAGATTGGTGTGCTCTCTCTTTCCTTTTTAATGGTTCTCTTTGTTGTTCTCGGCGGACTGGGTGTCCACGCGGCCAGCAGCAATAACGACGGAGCTTATCGCCAGCTTGGCGTTTACAGCGAAGTCCTCTCGCGCATTCGGACTGAGTATGTCGAAGAACCGAACTTCTCAGCCGTTACCAGCGGCGCACTGCACGGTCTGCTGGATTCGCTCGATGCCAACTCAAGCTACTTGAATCCTGAAGAGTACAAGTTCTACAAGAGCCATCAGAACGATGGACACGCGAACATCGGAGCTACCATCTCGCGGCGCTTTGGTTACGCGGCAGTGGTTTCCGTATTGCCCGGTGGACCAGCCGATAAGGCGGGGGTTCAGACCGGTGACATTATCGAGGCGATCGAGGGCAAGAGTACGCACGAGATGTCGCTGGCTGCGGTAGAAGAGCAGCTTGCCGGTAAGCAGGGATCGAACATTGAATTTGCGGTTGTGCGCCCAGGCAAGGCTGAGCCACAGAAAATCACGGTCACGCGGGACAACATCGCCATTCCTGGCACTACCGACAAGATGATGGAGGACGGAATCGCCGACATCCAGCCGGTGACTCTGACTAAGGGCAAGGCTCAGGAAATTGCCAGCAAAATTCGCGAAGAGCAGAAGAAAGGCGCGAAGAAGCTGATCCTCGATCTTCGCAATGTCTCAGAAGGAGACGCTGCCGAGGCAGCCGCGGTGGCCAATCTGTTTCTGAATCACGGCACGATTACTTACTTGCAAGGGCAGAAATATCCGAAGCAGATGCTGGTTGCTGAGGCACAAAAGGCGATCACCAACCTGCCACTGGTCGTATTGGTAAATCGCGGAACAGCCGGACCCGGAGAGATAGTGGCTGCGGCGATCCTCGACAATAATCGCGGCGACCTGGTCGGCGACAAGACCTTTGGCAGCGGTTCCATACAGAAGGTGATCGACATTCCCGATGGTTCCGCTCTCATCCTCTCGGTGGCGAAGTACTACACGCCAAGCGGGAAGGCCATTGAGGATAACGCGGTAACGCCCAACGTTGTGGTTGCCAGCAACATCGACGACCTTATTCCGGACGACGAGGATGGCGAAGCGGCTCCAGCGCCGCAGGAAAAACCGAAGCAGCCGAAGGATGACGATCAGCTTCGCCGCGCGGTTGAGGTATTGAAGGCTAGAAGCTAGTCAGTTCAATCGAGAATTCAAGGAGCGTCAGATGAACTCTGGCGCTCTTTGCTTTTGCTTGGAGGAAAGATGTATTTAGACAATATCTCCATTAGTGATTTTCAGCCACCAACGAGTCCCATTCCGCGATAATAGGCAGCACAGCTCCCAGACTTCACGACTTCCATGAATGTTGAGACCAATCCGCCTGTGCAGCAGGAGCAGGACGAGCAGCTAGCCGTCACGCCGAAGGAGACCGCCGGCAAGGTCGGTTTCCTGCTGCTCGCCTTGATGGCCTCTGCTGTCGGGGTGCTTTGCGGATTGCTGCTGGTCTATTCGACGGATCTTCCGCAGATCGATCAACTCGAGCGTTATCGTCCTAGTGCCATTACGGAACTCTATGACGACCAGGGACGCGAGATCGGATCGTTCGCCCTGCAGCGCCGGGTGATCGTCACTTACGACGATCTGCCCAAACTGCTGCGCGAATCTGTGATCTCGATCGAGGATAAAGATTTCGAGCGGCACTGGGGAGTCGATGTATGGCGCGTGCTGGGCGCAGCCTATCGCGACTTCCGCTCCGGCGGACGTGTGCAGGGGGCGTCCACTTTGACGATGCAGCTCTCGCGCAATCTCTTCCTGTCGGCAGACAAGAACTTCGCGCGCAAGATTCAGGAAGTGATGCTCGCCATCCAGATCGAGCGACGGTTTACCAAGCCGCAGATCTTTACCATGTACGCCAATCAAATTTTCTTAGGACATGGCGTGTATGGGTTCGAGGCGGGAGCACAGTACTACTTCAGCAAACATGCTCGCGATCTCACACTGGAGGAAGCGGCACTCCTGGCGGGCTTGCCGAAAGGTCCGTCGCTCTATTCTCCGATTCGGAACCCTGATCGCGCGCTGCATCGCCGAAACATGGTGATCAACGCCTTGCTGGAGGATGGAAAAATCACAGCCGAGGAGGCTGCGCTCGCGAAATCAACTCCGCTCCGTCTGCACCTTCAGGGCGCTCCAAATTTCGTGGCGCCATATTTTGTCGAGGAAGTTCGGCGCTATCTGGAATCGAAGTACGGCGCGGACCAGGTTCATGAAGGCGGCCTGCGGGTCTATACCTCTCTGAACCTTGATTACCAGAAAGCAGCGGAACGTGCGGTGCTCGACGGTCTTGCCGCCTATGAGCATCGTCACGGTTGGAACGGACATCTGCAAAATGTCTCCGATGTGGGGCAAACAGTCGCTACCTATGTAGAACCGGATTGGGACCAGCCGATCGAAAGCGGCGGCTACGTGCACGGACTGGTGACCATCGTTACGCCGGGCCTGGCCACCGTGAAGCTCGGCAAGGTGAATGGTTTACTTAGCGCGCCCGACGTTGCCTGGACGAAAGGTAAAGACCTTCGAGCATTATTGAAAGTTGGAGATCTGGTTTACGTTCGAGTCACAGATGTCCCGCTGCCGCGATCAGACGGGACGAATCCCACGTTACACATCACGCTCGAGCAGGAATCAGGGGTGCAAGGCGCACTCATGGCGCTCGAGAACTCCACCGGTGACGTGAAGGCAATGGTTGGTGGTCGCGACTTCGATGTTTCGAAGTTCAACCGCGCTACACAGGCACTGCGACAAGTGGGATCGTCGTTTAAGCCGTATGTTTACACGGCTGCGGTGGATCAGGGAGCGAAGCCTGACGATACAATCGTCGATGCACCTGTGAGTTTCACGAACAGCTCTGGCGTGTGGTCGCCGCATAATTACGACAACAAGTTCGAGGGAGTCGTCACGCTGCGGCATGCTCTGGCCGAGTCGCGAAACATTCCTGCCGTGAAGCTGGCGGCGAAGATCGGCATGCCAACTGTGATCTCCTATGTGCGGCGGTTCGGAATCACTTCCAAAATGGAACCGTATCTTCCAGTAGCACTGGGCGCCGCAGAGGTCACATTGCAGGAACAGGTTTCGGCCTTCAGCGCTTTCCCCAACGACGGTGTTCGCGTGGTGCCGCGTTACATTCGCCGCGTTGTGGATTATGAAGGACATTCGCTCGAAGAGAACTATCCCGAGGTGAAGGATGTGATCAGCGTAGATACGGCACGCACCATGACGGATTTGCTCGAAGGCGTGATGCTGCACGGAACCGCAGCAGCTGCCGGAGCCAGACTGAAACACCCCCTCGGCGGCAAAACCGGAACAACCAACGACTTCACCGATGCCTGGTTTATCGGATTTTCCCCGTCAATCACGTGCGGCGTTTGGATTGGCTTCGATGAGAAAAAGTCGCTTGGCAACAAAGAGGCCGGCGCTTTGGCGGCTCTCCCGATATGGGAACAGTTCATGCGGGTTCCCATCGTGGAGCATCCGGACGAAATCTTTCCTGGCAAGAGCGCTCCTCCATCAGCCATCATCAAGGCTCAAAGCCAGACCACTCATCCGCAAGCGGCGTCCGTGCTCTCCCGATGACTGCACCTAAAAGCGAGTGGCGGATCATAAGATTTTTGCGGTTCGTCACGCGCTCGCTGATTCTTCTGCTGATTGCGCTCTTCTCCGCCCTTGCAGCCATGCGATTCGCCATTCATGGACGCGAGGCGCGCGTTCCGAATGTAAAAGGTCTGTCGCTGGCGCAAGCCCAGGAAGCCGCAAACCGTGTTGGCCTCACG
This Acidobacteriota bacterium DNA region includes the following protein-coding sequences:
- a CDS encoding peptidase S41, which produces MSKHLKIGVLSLSFLMVLFVVLGGLGVHAASSNNDGAYRQLGVYSEVLSRIRTEYVEEPNFSAVTSGALHGLLDSLDANSSYLNPEEYKFYKSHQNDGHANIGATISRRFGYAAVVSVLPGGPADKAGVQTGDIIEAIEGKSTHEMSLAAVEEQLAGKQGSNIEFAVVRPGKAEPQKITVTRDNIAIPGTTDKMMEDGIADIQPVTLTKGKAQEIASKIREEQKKGAKKLILDLRNVSEGDAAEAAAVANLFLNHGTITYLQGQKYPKQMLVAEAQKAITNLPLVVLVNRGTAGPGEIVAAAILDNNRGDLVGDKTFGSGSIQKVIDIPDGSALILSVAKYYTPSGKAIEDNAVTPNVVVASNIDDLIPDDEDGEAAPAPQEKPKQPKDDDQLRRAVEVLKARS
- a CDS encoding penicillin-binding protein — translated: MNVETNPPVQQEQDEQLAVTPKETAGKVGFLLLALMASAVGVLCGLLLVYSTDLPQIDQLERYRPSAITELYDDQGREIGSFALQRRVIVTYDDLPKLLRESVISIEDKDFERHWGVDVWRVLGAAYRDFRSGGRVQGASTLTMQLSRNLFLSADKNFARKIQEVMLAIQIERRFTKPQIFTMYANQIFLGHGVYGFEAGAQYYFSKHARDLTLEEAALLAGLPKGPSLYSPIRNPDRALHRRNMVINALLEDGKITAEEAALAKSTPLRLHLQGAPNFVAPYFVEEVRRYLESKYGADQVHEGGLRVYTSLNLDYQKAAERAVLDGLAAYEHRHGWNGHLQNVSDVGQTVATYVEPDWDQPIESGGYVHGLVTIVTPGLATVKLGKVNGLLSAPDVAWTKGKDLRALLKVGDLVYVRVTDVPLPRSDGTNPTLHITLEQESGVQGALMALENSTGDVKAMVGGRDFDVSKFNRATQALRQVGSSFKPYVYTAAVDQGAKPDDTIVDAPVSFTNSSGVWSPHNYDNKFEGVVTLRHALAESRNIPAVKLAAKIGMPTVISYVRRFGITSKMEPYLPVALGAAEVTLQEQVSAFSAFPNDGVRVVPRYIRRVVDYEGHSLEENYPEVKDVISVDTARTMTDLLEGVMLHGTAAAAGARLKHPLGGKTGTTNDFTDAWFIGFSPSITCGVWIGFDEKKSLGNKEAGALAALPIWEQFMRVPIVEHPDEIFPGKSAPPSAIIKAQSQTTHPQAASVLSR